The Acanthochromis polyacanthus isolate Apoly-LR-REF ecotype Palm Island chromosome 17, KAUST_Apoly_ChrSc, whole genome shotgun sequence genome has a window encoding:
- the si:dkey-175g6.2 gene encoding LOW QUALITY PROTEIN: neurosecretory protein VGF (The sequence of the model RefSeq protein was modified relative to this genomic sequence to represent the inferred CDS: inserted 1 base in 1 codon), which produces MVMTCHHAPSTAHLILLVLFIVTPQLAGTAPVRGEGGEGGVEGRTRTDHKEEDSLAPFLSPPPQSLSSPGNTSLDRGRGPGQDNQLDKVTDPAQVLAVLLEALDHPGDSEIQASRNRDWEEDQSQELPSTEGLEGGEIRRTEETVEEEGKEGRGPDKAIEQLIVGHLTAAQGYDLKEREEQDKNTRSEDEQGWPAKNVEPDSVSEEGGKGEEEEEEGQEEGNDLKSFSGKATSQGDDDSLQRKIRGYFQNIDLGLQDNEILPPLKGYKAYNTQLARAGKKQHWQENQSRNRPVKGGNFMDDFEDDGEELEEEVEEEEETLSHMEEEARARAEKQEVLRQQEEAERAREEEQRLADIASDMLLQYMGRKQQSYMKPRQKSSMGAAGNTAEDKRSEEVLPDEDDLDQQMIDRLIEISSKLHLPADDVIEIISDVEEKKKKRKELQQQPTNSNPVVPRFRPLVPPPLAAPPLYHYTASKNPKKAPYKYNKSNKKWHKDKVKSYKQDYWYKPQKQLDYWYKPQKQFLAFPSYPYYQKPYRAYYPVYFPYPKAQYYGKPSPSRDQPFGPQELDLQAPRRRHRAGGKNRGQGWRQQPPPRLPLTPYISNYILPHPRTYQPLPXPKPITTPRRGRRPPYYYPQVTPGDDYEEDGLVPQLDSEEELENFIERIYMKRRMY; this is translated from the exons ATGGTCATGACCTGTCATCACGCCCCTTCCACAGCCCACCTCATCCTATTGGTCCTGTTCATTGTCACTCCGCAGCTAGCTGGCACCGCCCCTGTGCGgggtgagggaggggagggaggggtggAGGGGCGCACCCGGACAGACCATAAAGAGGAGGACAGCCTTGCCCCCTTTCTCTCGCCCCCACCCCAGAGCCTCTCCAGCCCTGGGAACACCTCGCTAGACCGGGGTCGGGGCCCGGGTCAAGATAACCAATTAGATAAAGTGACGGACCCCGCACAGGTGCTTGCTGTCCTCCTGGAGGCCCTGGACCACCCGGGGGACAGTGAGATCCAGGCGAGCAGAAACAGAGACTGGGAAGAGGATCAGAGCCAGGAGCTGCCCTCCACGGAAGGCTTGGAGGGTGGCGAGATAAGGAGAACAGAGGAgacagtggaggaggaggggaaagaGGGGCGGGGGCCCGATAAGGCTATTGAACAGCTAATTGTAGGCCATTTGACAGCTGCTCAGGGGTATGACTTGAAGGAAAGGGAGGAGCAGGATAAAAACACAAGGTCGGAGGATGAACAAGGGTGGCCTGCAAAGAATGTGGAGCCTGATAGTGTAAGTGAGGAGGGAGGcaagggagaggaagaggaggaagaggggcaGGAGGAGGGAAACGATTTAAAAAGTTTCTCAGGCAAGGCAACCTCACAGGGAGACGATGACTCTCTGCAGCGCAAAATAAGAGGCTACTTCCAAAACATTGACTTGGGGCTCCAAGATAATGAGATCCTGCCTCCTCTGAAGGGCTACAAGGCATATAACACTCAGCTGGCACGAGCTGGAAAGAAGCAGCACTGGCAGGAGAACCAGTCCCGCAACAGACCCGTCAAGGGGGGCAACTTCATGGATGACTTTGAGGATGAcggagaggagctggaggaggaggtggaggaagaagaggagacccTCTCCCACATGGAGGAGGAGGCGAGGGCACGTGCAGAGAAGCAGGAGGTGCTCCggcagcaggaggaggcagagcgAGCCAGAGAGGAAGAGCAGAGGTTGGCAGACATTGCCTCTGACATGCTGCTGCAGTACATGGGGAGGAAGCAGCAGTCCTACATGAAGCCCCGGCAGAAAAGCAGCATGGGGGCCGCCGGCAACACGGCGGAGGACAAGCGCTCAGAGGAGGTCCTCCCAGATGAAGACGACCTGGACCAGCAAATGATCGACAGGCTGATTGAGATCAGCAGCAAGCTGcacctgcctgctgatgatgtgATTGAGATTATTAGTGATgtagaggagaagaagaagaaaaggaaagagttGCAGCAGCAGCCGACCAACAGCAATCCTGTTGTCCCGCGCTTCAGGCCTCTGGTGCCTCCTCCTCTGGCTGCCCCGCCTCTTTACCACTACACAGCCTCAAAAAACCCCAAGAAAGCCCCTTATAAGTACAACAAGTCCAAcaagaaatggcacaaggacaaAGTCAAGTCATACAAGCAGGACTATTGGTATAAGCCTCAGAAGCAGCTTGACTACTGGTATAAACCCCAGAAACAGTTTTTAGCCTTCCCCTCCTATCCATACTACCAAAAGCCATATCGAGCCTACTACCCTGTTTATTTCCCATATCCCAAAGCACAGTATTATGGCAAGCCCTCCCCCTCCAGAGACCAGCCCTTTGGCCCCCAGGAACTTGACCTCCAGGCCCCAAGGCGCAGGCACAGGGCCGGGGGTAAGAACCGTGGACAGGGCTGGAGGCAGCAGCCACCACCTCGCCTGCCTCTCACCCCTTATATCTCTAACTATATCCTTCCTCACCCACGGACCTACCAGCCCCTGC CTCCCAAACCAATAACCACCCCCAGGAGAGGCAGGCGACCCCCGTACTACTATCCACAAGTCACACCAGGAGATGACTATGAGGAAGACGGGCTGGTGCCTCAGCTGGACAGTGAGGAGGAACTGGAAAACTTTATTGAGAGGATCTACATGAAGCGCAGAATGTATTGA